DNA sequence from the Merismopedia glauca CCAP 1448/3 genome:
GAGCAAGCAACGGAAACATACCCCTGAACAGGAGGATTTTTCACGTCTACCACCGCTCTATGAAAAAATTACTACAGAAACAGAAACCCCTGAAGAACTACGGCATCGTCTATATATGGATAAAGCCAAGTTCTTCAGCAGCGTGACGGGGTTACTTTTAGTTTTTTTCGTACTAGTTGCAATTATTTTCTGGCACGACGATCCCGATTTGAGAAAAGCCGCACAAGTCATGCTACAAACATTGGCAGCAGGTTTTATTGGTTATTTGGTTAAACGGTAAAACTTAATACACCAATTAGTTGAAACAGTCTTAAATTTGCTTGATTAGAACTAAATTACGATGAACAATCTTGATAACCAGGTTTATCCAGTCATTTGGGAAACTGACAAAGTTCTCCTCATCGATCAAAACCGCCTTCCGAATGAGTATGGTTATGTAGAAATTAGCTGCTATCAAGACATGGCGCAAGCCATCACAACCATGATTGTCAGAGGTGCGCCAGCGATTGGTGTGGCGGCGGCTTATGGAGTTTATCTGGGAGCTAGAGAAATTCAAACCGATCGCAGAGACGAATTTATTCTTAAATTAGAAGAAGTAGCTCATTTATTGAGTCAAACTCGCCCTACAGCCGTGAATTTGTTTTGGGCGATCGCCCGTATGCTCAAAACCGCTAAGCAAACCATCGGCTCTGTAGAATACATCAAAACTGCATTACTGGAAACGGCTCAAGCTATTCAAAGAGAAGATTTAGAAACCTGTCTGGCGATAGGAGAGCATGGTTTAGCAGGTTTACCCGCACAGCCAGAAAAACTGTGTTTGCTTACCCACTGCAATGCAGGAGCCTTAGCTACTGCTGGATATGGTACAGCTTTAGGAGTGGTGCGATCGGCTTGGCGTAATGGGCGTTTGGCGAGACTTTATGCTGGTGAAACCCGTCCCCGCTTACAGGGAGCTAGACTCACCGCTTGGGAATGCGTTCAAGAGGGGATTCCAGTCACTTTAATTACTGATAGCATGGCGGCTCACTCCATGAAACAGGGTTTAATCGATGCTGTAGTGGTAGGAGCAGATCGGATTGCGGCGAATGGAGATACGGCTAATAAAATAGGGACTTATAGCTTGGCTTTACTGGCTAAAGCACATAATATTCCTTTTTTTGTAGCTGCGCCTCTTTCTACCATCGATTGGCAACTAGCTACAGGAGAAAATATTCCCATTGAAGAACGCCACCCCAGTGAAATTTATCAAGTTGGGGAAACAATTATTTGCCCCCCAGGAGTTGAGTTTTACAATCCAGCCTTTGATGTGACTCCGGCTGAGTTAATTACAGCCATTATTACCGAAAAAGGAGCGATCGCCCCTAGCGCTTTAAGTAAACTTTCCGTATAAAAATATACATAAAAATTCTCTAAAATTCTCTTAAACCCTCTACAAAGACTGCTAAGATTTATGGCTTCTGGTGAGTTACTTGAAATCCCCTGGGGTTAATGTGACTTTTTTAAAGAGGAGAAAATCAAATGACAGTATTACCAAATCGAAGGGCTGCTAGTGGATTTATTAAAGATTTTCAAGAATTTGCGTTGAAGGGAAACGTTTTAGACTTAGCAGTTGGCGTAGTCATTGGTGCTGCTTTTGGTAAGATTGTTTCGGCTTTTACTGATGGCATCGTTATGCCCTTGTTGAACCCAATTCTAGCGGCTACAGGCGCAGATTGGCGCAGTTGGATTATTCAAACAGGAACAGTTGTTAAAGATGGGCAAACTGTACCTGTAGGTTTAGAAATCGGGCAATTTTTAGCCTCAGTACTCGATTTTATGATTGTAGCTTTAGCTTTATATATTGCGATTCGGGCTATAGCCAAAATGAAACGTCAAGAAGCAGTTGCACCCCCAGAACCGGATGAAAAACAGTGCCCTTACTGCTTTGAAAACGTACCCATAGCCGCTACCCGTTGTCGCGCTTGTACTTCAGATCTATCTGTAGGTAGCCCCTTAATGTAGCAGCGAAGATACAGAGACAGGGCAATTGGTAGGTTGGGTTCAGGGTACGAAACCCAACAGCCCTACATTACGCAGGAGCGATCGCCAGTTGTATGATTAAAAATGTGGATTTGCACCACATTTTTTTGTGTCCCCCTTGTCTCTCTTCTTCCCTCTTCCCCCTTCCTTCTATGACTACAGCTACTCTCAACACTTCAGGAATCGCCTCTCGCGCCGTTAACTTCTTATTAGGAATTAAACCTTTAGCGAACTTTGCCAAAAATCGAGCTAGGCAAATGATGATCGATCGCGGCGAAAAAATTGGGGTTCCTTGGCGCAAACAAGTAGAATATTTCCAGTCGCTTAATTGGGAAGAGTCTTTACATAACGTCGAAAATCCGAATTTAGTTTATCCAGAATATTACCTGTGTTCGTTTCATGCTTATGAGAAAGGTAATTTAAGCTGGGAAGCTGCTTGGGAAGTAGAAGTAGCCGCCAAAGCCGTTCATGCTGGAATGTACCCAGAAGCTAAATCTCAAGGAGATGCTAAGCTGAGGCAGAGCCACTACGATCTAGTCACGGAGCAAATTACAGATCCTCCTCAAGATATTTTAGATATCGGCTGTAGCGTTGGGATGAGTTGTTTCGCACTTCAAGAAATTTATCCTGATGCCAAAATAACTGGCGTAGATTTATCTCCTTATTACCTAGCCGTAGCCGATTATCAGGGAAAACAGCAAAATCAACCGATTAAATGGGTACACGCTGCCGGAGAATCTACCGGATTGCCAGATGCCTCGTTCGATTTGGTGTCTTTGTTCTTAATTTGCCACGAATTGCCCCAATCAGCCACCAGAGAGATTTTCCACGAAGCTAAACGTCTGTTGCGATCGCAGGGACATTTGACAATTATGGATATGAACCCCAAATCTGAAGTTTATGCCAAGATGCCCCCATATATCTTGACTTTACTGAAAAGTACCGAGCCTTATTTAGATGAATACTTTACCCTAGATATCGAGCAAGCCTTGATGGATGCAGGTTTTGCACGCCCAACTATTACTATTAACACTCCTCGTCATCGCACCATTGTGGCAAAAGTTCAGTAGATTTATTTACGCCAGTGATACCAAATAGCCACCCAGTAGGGGTACTCCTCATCCCTAATCCCCAATCCCCAATCCCCAATCCCTCAAGAGTACATCCAATTTATCACTAGCAACTTGAGTTACTATGTAAATGCCAGCAATGCAGATGTAAATTAGACGCTTGAGCAGCGATCGCCCCTACATAACCTACTGCGGGGGCGAGATTTTGTAAATCCCAATCCCGATCGGTCAATACAGAGTTATGAATTTGGCGAATCTGCGCTTCTGGAGTTAGCGAAACCTCAATTTGGTCTAAACCCCCTCCAATTCCATCACCACAAGCTTTCAAATAAGCTTCCTTGCGAGTCCAACACCGGAAAAAGGCTGAGGTTCTTTCGGCTGGGGGGAGCGATCGCAATTCATCATACTCCCACTTGGTAAAAAAACGGGCGGCGATTGGCTCTAAATCGGGTGTAGAACGCAAATATTCCACGTCAATTCCCACAGGATGACTCAAACAAAAGGCGTAAACTACTAATTCTTCTGAATGAGACAAATTAAATTGTAAATGGCGATCGCCTGCGAGTTCTGGTTTTCCTCGTTGAAGATAGCTAAATTCGATCTCTTTGGGGCTAACTGCTAGATAATCTGCCAATAAGTGTCTCAAAAGTCCTCGTGCGACGATAAACCGCCTTTGGTGGTGAGGAAAATGAAACCGACTAGCGCGATCGCGTTCATCTTTCGATAAACTAGCTGCTAGTTGCTCTACCTCAGATACAGAACGCTGTAAACTAGCACACCAAATATGAATTGCATCCACTGACAGAATAGGTGATTCGGATCGCGGTTTCCAGAGAATATGAGGAGAGTCCACCAATTTTTGCGCTCCTGAACAGCAATTTTTCTATTAAACCTTATTTTTTGAAACTTACAAGCAAAGATTGCATCTCACTTAAATGCTCTCGTCAACTTACTATTTTCCTTAGTATTACTGTTATTTGGAAAATGGACTTATAGCATTGCCAGTAAATTTCCGTATTTTCACGATTCCATATAACTATAATCTTAGATTACTTTAAGTATTAAGTAATATTCTAAATTCAATCATCTTATAAGTTCCGAGTAAATACCGATGTTAAGCCTATATATATAGTTAAAAATTAAGTTATTGGGTGGCTAAATTGTAGCGATAAATTAGGGATTGTAACTATTAATATGGATATAAAAATAACAACTAATTGGATGCGTCTTATTCTGATGCGTCACTCTGGTGAAAAAGGTTTTGCTCTACCTATGGCAATGGGAATGGGGTTATTTTTACTCCTCATTGGTATGATGATGATGTATAGATCCCAGGGCGATCGCGTTAGTGCCTCCACGCAAAAAGCCACTAGCCAAGGTTTGAGTGCAGCCGAAACAGGAGTCAGCCGCTATCAGTATTTGCTTAATAGTAATCGAGCGATCACTACTTACCCTAATACCAGTTGGACAAGTGCCCCTGGACTTAGCTCTTGTAGTGGAGGTAACACTACTACTGTTACCAGTTACTCAAGTACAGCTTGGCAAGATGTAGATCCTATCGTTTCTGGCGATTCTAACTTGCTCAAAGAGGAAAAACGCAGCAAGGGACAATATAAATTAATCAGCTATACTTACCAACCGACTACAGGTACTACAGCTACCGCTCCAGGAACTAGTACTCTAGTAGTACAAGGTCGAGTTAATCAAAACACTCAAAACGGTGATGGCTCATCAGCCACTAAAGATATTGGCACATCCACTACTCAAATAGAAGTCAAGATCCCGATTCAAGTAGGAGATCTTAGTAATACTCCCATCCCAGGATTGTGGTTGACCACTGGTGCAACAGGCAACAACACAATTGATGCTGATGTTTTACTTAATGATTGTGGTGCCAGTCTTAGCGGCGTGACCGTTACTACTGGCAGAACTAAAAATTATACTTCCTTAAGTTTTCCATCTCTGCCCACCAAACCAACTTTTATTACTAGTCCTAAGAGTCATGTTTTAGGAACAATTAATTCAACCACTGTAATGGGCAATTTAGGAGCCACAGGTAATCCTCATAAGACTCTAACTTTACCTAGAACTGGAGACACCGCAAATTCCTCTGGAGTTTATGAATATTCAGTCACTAGTATGGATATTCCCAATAACTCAAAGTTAGTAATTACTCCGGGACAAAAAGTCAAGATCTATTTAGATGGTGGCATCACTAAAGGAAGCCAGATTCTTCATGATTGCAGTACTGCTGGCACTGGTGTAACTTGCAAACCAACTGATTTCCAAATTTTCGGCTATGGAGCTTCTGGGACGGAAATTTGTACTAATGGAAATAATAAGATTGAAGCCTTCATTTTTGCTCCTAACTACACAGTCGGAGCGGCTGGTACAGGGGGTAGTACTGGTGGATTTAAAGGCTCGGTTTGGGCAAAAAGCTGGAGCAATGGAAGTAGCTGTGGCTCTAATACTTCTAACACCACTGTCCAACAAAATGCTACTTGGACTGAGATTGGTTTAACACCCAGTAATTTACCCCCAAAACTTGGAAATATCAGTACATGGCAACGCCAAGAGGTTCCCTAAATGTTTAAACTCAAAAATTTGCCCAAAGATCGAGGTTTCAGCATGGTTGAAGTGCTAGTAAGCATTCTAGTCACGACACTTTTTGTAACTATGACCATGCAAGCGGTAGTGATTGCAACTCTATTTCGAGTCAAATCGCAAGAATCTGCTGAGGCAACTAATTGGATTGAAGAAGATCTAGAACAATTAAAGTATCAAGCAAATAGTTTGGAATTTCCCAAAACTACACTAGCAGCTAATGCTGACGCAGGAGCCACTTCAGTTAGTATATCTACTCCTAGTAATACAGCTAATTTTTCCACTAATGATAAAGTAAAAATTGGTACAGATACTACTGCTTATAAAATTACTAACGTAACTGGTTCGGGCACAAGCAGAACATTAACTATCACACCAGCTTTGACCACCACTCAAACTTCAAGCACAACAGTAAGTTCACTGAAAATGTGTAGTGCAACTTCGTCAACCAGTGGTTTGGCTCAAGAATTAAACAGTAACCTTTCGGCTCTTTCATCTTCTACCAAAAATATTAAAGGTAAGGGCTTTACCTTAACTAGAACGACTACGGTTTCTAGTGATGCTCCTTATAATGTTTTGAAAGTTAGTTATAAGGTTGCACCAACTTCTACCTCAGAATCTTCTGTTTCTGTAGCCAAGTTCTATTTAGAGGTAATACCAAATGTGGCTTTTCAATGTCCGTGACAACGATCGCGGTTTTACTTTATTAGAAATGATAGTTGTAGTGCTGTTAATCGGCATTATAAGCGCGATCGCGACCCCTAGTATCTTAAGTTCATTGGAGAGAAATAAACTAGACACTGCCCTCAATTATTTGCGAGGCTCGTTAGAAGAATCTCAAAGAGAAGCAATGCGTAAGAGTAGATCTTGCCCTGTAACTATCAATCCTACCAACAGAACAATTACTGGCGATTGCTTAATTACAGGAAGTCGCACTTTAGATAGTGGCATTACCATTTTACCTAATAGTAATACTACGATTACTTTTTCTTTTAAAGGAAATACAACTAATAATGCAACTATAGTTCTTTATATGTCTGGTAATGCTAACAGTCAAGAAAAAAGATGCTTAGCAATATCTGAGGGTGTCGGTATCCTCAGAACTGGTATCTATAGCGGCTCTACTAGTTTTATTAATGAAAGCAATTGCAGCGCTAAATTGTAAGTAAACGGAAATATAGATGATGAAAAAGTATATTTGTGAAAGCTTAAAACCTCCAAAAAACCACAGAAGTTCTGCTGGTTTTACACTCCTAGAGTTAGTAATAGCAGCATCACTAACATTAATTTCGATGACGGTTGCTGGATCTGGTTTATTCTTCTTGACTCAAAACAACAAAGTAGCTAAATCAGAAACAGAAAGGCGAGTTGAACTTAACCGCGCCACTGACTTTATCGCTGACGAAATTAGGCAAGCTCAACCTACTACTTCAGTTAAACCTATTGATACTAATGCATCAGCCAATTTATCTACAGCAGCACCCACATTTAACTCTACAGGAAAAACACCTGTTCTCGTACTAAAAATACCTAATGTTTCCGAGCGAGTCATTTACTATGTAGCAGCTAAACCAACAGGTTCACCTTGGTTTGGACCTAACATAGTTTATCGCTGGGGACCTTCATTGGGTCCTAATGGTCAGTATACAAATGCTACTAGTCCTGCTAGCTGGAGTGATACCACCACCCTAAAACATGGCAAACCGTTAGTTGATTCAATTGTTAACACTGCACCCAGTACAACTCCTGCTTGTCCAAGCGGTTGGACCCTTAATCCGCCTAGCGGTAGCGTTACAGGTTTTTATGCTTGTGTAGACTCAACTGGTAAAATTGCCAGTTTTAACTTGCGCGGTACGCAGACTGATGCTTACACTACTTCTCTCACGCCTTATGAAGTGAGTTCCAAAGCTTTTGCTAGAAATGAACTGACTGCTACCACTACCACTACCACTACCCCTACGTTTACTACTAGTGCAGGTGAGGTAACTATCAATCAGCCGTCAACTGCCACATTTAAAGTTTTAGGGGGAGATATTCGCTGTGGAACTGGATATGCAGCAATTCCTACAAGAGCCACAATCAAAGTAACTGGTCAGAGTGATACTGTAATTAATAATACTAATCCTGCTTCGCCACCGGCTAGTGTTACCTTACCACCCCTAACCGCAGCCACTAAGGTAACAGTTTCAGCCCAAATGATTCCCGGTTCTTCTCAAAATAGCTGTGGACTTGCTACGACTAGTTACAACTCTAAAACTCATAATGGTACGTATGTCTACGCTTTAAAAAATGGCGAATCGGCACCCAATCGTCCTGCTTTTGGTGGTGGAACGTCAATGGATACTATTTTAGGTCCCTACATTGATACCACCAATAGAAAAATCAAGGGATTGGCTGACAACCAAGTAATTTACTTGTTTGAGCTTTATACTACTTCAGGTGATGCCTACGATTTACAAGACATGGTAGTGTTAGCAACGATCGCACCAAGCTGATATGTGGTAATAGTAGCAACCACGCCAGGGGTTTAAAACCCTTGGCTAATAGCGAAAGTCATCTCAAGATGACGAGTAAAAATTTTTAGAGTTGAGTTTGTCTACTTCGAGAGTTATTTTAGTTTGCCAAAATCGTACCTGTCGTCGTCAGGGAAGCGCTAAAGTGTTAGCCGCTTTGCAAGCATATGCGATCGCCAATCTTACTGTTAAACCCACTGGTTGTCTAGGACACTGTGGCAATGGTCCAATGGTTGTCATACTACCTGAAGAAATTTGGTATTCTGGCGTTCAGCCTGCGGAAGTTCCTATCTTAATCAAGAAAGCTGGCGGTTAAAACCGCAGCTACAGAATCATAGGTGCAGCCTTCTTGCAGGGTATGCGGAAAATCTCGGTTTTTTGAACCCGCTTAGGCGGGTTTTATCTTTAGAACCACGATACTTCTTACTTCTTACTCTTTACTCAACTTGATCGGGCTTGAGTTTTGCAAGAGGTCTAATGTTATTTATTACTTAATTTCCCCTTCCACCGATTCCAAATACTCTACAAACGGAACAGCGACTAATTCTCCTGAAGCTTCCCCTACCTGAACTTGTAAACCCGCACCCCCAGCTTTAGTACGGATATAGGCTAACCCGAAATGTCCAGTTTCGGTTTGGGTGTAACTGGTAAGTTTGCCAATTTTTTCACTACCTAACATCACCGCAGTTCCAGCAACTACAGGTGCATTCAAACGCACCCCCCAAAGTTGGAGTTTTACCCCTTTGTAAGTATTTAGCCTAGCGATTGTTTCTTGTCCAATGTAGCAACCCTTCTCAAAAGAAATGGTTTGCCACAAACCAGCTTCTAGAGGGTTATACTCTTCCGTGAGTTCTGCACCTGGTACGGGACGACCTTGTTCGATTCGCAACTGTTCCCAAACGCGATCGCCCAAGGGAACTGCCCCTAATTTGACCAATTCTTGCCATAAACTCCCTGCTTGGCTAGCTTCAACGATTAAAGTATATCCTTTACTTACCAATCCACTCCCAACGGCGATTCTCACTTCTAAATCTCCAAAATTATAGAGTTGGTGAGTGGCGTAGGGTCGATCGATTAGCGCTTCGCAGCCGATTTGTCGGATCAGAGAATCACTTTGGGGACCAATTAGGCTAAAAGTAGCTGTAGTTGAGGTGATGTCTTGTAACTTTACCTTGTCTGCAAAAAAGATATACCTGTCCATCCACCCTATGAGTTTTTGACAAGTTTGGGGAGAAACCAGCAGTAAAACCGCATCTTCCAGTACATATGCAGTGACTAAATCGATAGTTCTAGCGGTAGGGGTGACAAATACCGTATCGCTACCTTCTCCTGGGTGTAACTTTTGGAAATCATTAGTAGTTTGGTTGTGCAAAAACCGGAGGCGATCGCCATCACTAACTAATATTCTGCCCCAATGAGAGCGATCGCAGATAGCCACACCTTCTCTAACTGCTTGCTTGGCGATCGCATCGTTCCTAAAACTCACTGGAATAGAGCTTAATTCTGCAAATTCAGCCCCCAAACCAGATTGAAGCTGCTTTAATTCCTCGATCATATTTTTTAATATCTATAGATTTTTAGGACTTACGCAGATTGCCAAATTTTACACTATCTATAGAATCGATTATCAGTTAAAGCTTTTTGACGAACCACAAAGTTCTTTGTTGTCAAAAGTAGAACTACTGCAAACTAGTTTTGGATGGGAAACTTTAGCTTTAGTCAAGTCAACTTGACGCAAATCTACACCTGTCAAATCTGCTTGTTGTAGATTGGTATCTTCTAAATCTGCTCTAGATAAGATGGCTTTGTGCAGACAAGCTCTATATAAATTAGCCCCTTTCAGTTTGGCACCTGTAAGGTTAGCTTGAGTCAGATTTGCACCCGTCAAATTAGCTCCTCTCAGGTCAGCATATCGCAGATCGGCATTAGTTAAGTTAGCCTCAGTCAAGTTAGCATCTAATAAATTGGCTAAGCGCAACTCAGCTTGTGCTAAAAAAGCTTTGTGAAAGTCAGCTTGATTAGCCTGAAGACAAATAGAGTTAGTTTGACTGAGATTAGTCTCCATCAGATTTGCTTTCTGGAGATTTGTTCTCCATAGATTTGCTCCTGTCAGGTTGCTTTGGTAAAGATTTGCACCATGTAAGTTAGAAGCAACCAGAATTGCTCTTTCTAAGCTAGATTGGATTAAATGGATTTCATTTAAGCGTATTTCGCTCAAATTGACTTTGGTTAAGCGAATTTGAAAAAAGTTACGCTCTCCTTTGTCATATAGTTTCAAAAACTCTTGTAATTCCATAAAAGTTTAATAATATTTGTTTTTGATAGATCGAGTTGATTAGTATCGATAGCCTAGTTTGCGATCGCCAACAGGCTACCTGATAGCATTAGCTGTAAATTATTGTAACAAATATTAATGTTTAGTTACAAAAAGCCTAGCTGAAGATTGAAATTAATCTGACGAAAAAACTAGCAATAATGCGTGACAGCTTAACTCAACTTACGGCATATGGGGGCAGCATTATTTAGACTCGAATAAGCTAATTCTCTTCCTGAAGATGCAGATCTAATTGAAGTTAGAGAGCCTATCATGGCTATTTATGGTAGGAAATTTTCCAAGTAAATTAAATTCATGAGCAACAATCGAGGCTCCGATCGCCCTCCAAAGCGACATTTAGGCGATCGCTCTAGCACTAAATCACCTCATGCAAAGTGGTGGGTAATGCTGGGTGTTGGGCTAGGGGTCTTAATGTTTACCGTAGACACCAGTATTGTTAACATAGCTCTACCAACTTTAGTCAAAGAATTTCAAACCAGTTTCGCCACAATTCAATGGGTAGTATTGAGTTATTTGCTGGTAGTTACCGCCTTAGTTTTGGGTGCTGCTCGGCTAGGAGATATTTTCGGCAAAAAGAAGCTCTATTTGGGTGGATTAGTCTTATTTACCATCAGTTCTCTCCTCTGTGGATTAGCACCAAATGTGGGTTGGCTGATTGCTTTTCGGGCGCTTCAAGGGGTTGGTGCAGTAACGATTTCAGGATTGGGAGCAGCCATCATCACAGAGGTATTTCCGGTTTCTGAGCGGGGTCGAGCCTTGGGTATCATTGGAGCAGTAGTATCTTTAGGAATTGCGTCAGGACCGAGTATAGGTGGGTTTTTGATTGGATTATCGGGGTGGGAAAGCATCTTTTTTGTTAATGTCCCACTGGGAATTTTTGCTACTTTAGTAGTTATATTCAATGTCCCTGATGATGCGAAAAGTGGTAGAGGACAAACATTTGACTGGTTAGGAACGATCTTGATTACAGGAATCTTGATCGCCTTTGCTTTAGGGATGACTTACGGACAAGAACGAGGTTTTTTAGATCCTTTAGTAGTGGGGTTACAGGCGATCGCTTTGGTGGGTTTACTTCTGTTTCTGTGGCTAGAATCTCGTATTTCCCAACCCCTGCTGGATTTAAAACTATTTCGCAATCAACAGTTTAGCTTCAGCTTGCTCACGGGATTCATTGTTTTTATCACCATTGCAGGAACGATTTTTGTAATTCCCTTTTTCCTAGAATTGGTGCTGCACTATCCTACCCAACACGTAGGACTCTTGTTGGCAGTTTCCCCAGTGATCGGAGGTATAGTAGCTCCTTTATCAGGAAACCTTTCAGATCGCTTTGGAACGAAGCTGGTCAGTTTAATCGGGTTAATTTTGATGATTTTAGGCTGTTTATCTATTAGCACTTTTAACAGCCACATGACTGACTTAGATTACATCTTGGGGGTTACTCCTTTTGGAATTGGGTTTGGGATGTTCCAATCGCCCAATAACAGCGCTATTCTAGGGGCTGTAGCGCCTCAAAGGTTGGGCATTGCTTCGGGTTTACTATCTTTATCTCGCACCCTCGGACAAACTGCTGGAGTACCTCTGATGGGGGCGTTATTTGCCTTTCTGACCTTAAGGCACGGTGGCGATAACAACGTGACTCAAGCCTCGTCTGAAGCTTTAGTGATGGGCGTACAAGGCACATTTCAAGCGGCTGCCGCTATGTTATCTTTGGCGGTGGTTGTGGTACTGATTCGCTGGCGAATCCCCCAAGAGCGCTAAGCTGCGTTGGCAAATAAGCTTGATTGTTGAGAGTGAAATGGGGACGCAAAGAAGGTTTGATCGCCTAAATTGATAAATGGGGTTTGAGATTGACAGATAGAGACGGATTGAAGTGAGAATGAATCACCGTTGCTTGGTAACATAAAAGGTTGCAGCCACAACTACGAAGTTGAAAATCTTAACCTCTCAATTCCTATGACTCATCGCCTAGACCTGATTGCTCCTCACGGAGGACAGTTAATTAATCGGATTGCTACCCCCGAACAAAAGCAGGAATTTCTCGAAAAAGCAGAATTTCTACCCAGAGTTCCCATAGACGATCGCACCGCCTCAGATCTAGTTTTAATCGCTATTGGTGGTTTTAGTCCCTTAACTGGGTTTATGGGTCAAGCCGATTATGACTCTGTAGTCGAAAATATGCGTCTGGCGAATGGATTAGCTTGGTCTATTCCTATTACTCTATCTGTAGATGAGTCAGTCGCAGCGCCTTTAACTGAAGGTAGCTTAATTCGCTTAGATGACTCTAGTGGTAGATTTATAGGGGTGTTGCATCTCACCGAAAAATACACCTACGACAAGAAAAAGGAAGCCCTTAAAATCTATCGTACCGATGAAGAGAAACATCCTGGTGTAATCGTAGTTTATAACCAAGGAACGGTGAATTTGGCTGGTGATGTCTGGCTGCTCGAAAGAGATCCTCACCCCCAATTTCCCACTTACCAAATCGATCCAGCCCAATCGCGAGA
Encoded proteins:
- a CDS encoding class I SAM-dependent methyltransferase, which gives rise to MIKNVDLHHIFLCPPCLSSSLFPLPSMTTATLNTSGIASRAVNFLLGIKPLANFAKNRARQMMIDRGEKIGVPWRKQVEYFQSLNWEESLHNVENPNLVYPEYYLCSFHAYEKGNLSWEAAWEVEVAAKAVHAGMYPEAKSQGDAKLRQSHYDLVTEQITDPPQDILDIGCSVGMSCFALQEIYPDAKITGVDLSPYYLAVADYQGKQQNQPIKWVHAAGESTGLPDASFDLVSLFLICHELPQSATREIFHEAKRLLRSQGHLTIMDMNPKSEVYAKMPPYILTLLKSTEPYLDEYFTLDIEQALMDAGFARPTITINTPRHRTIVAKVQ
- a CDS encoding type IV pilus modification PilV family protein, whose translation is MFKLKNLPKDRGFSMVEVLVSILVTTLFVTMTMQAVVIATLFRVKSQESAEATNWIEEDLEQLKYQANSLEFPKTTLAANADAGATSVSISTPSNTANFSTNDKVKIGTDTTAYKITNVTGSGTSRTLTITPALTTTQTSSTTVSSLKMCSATSSTSGLAQELNSNLSALSSSTKNIKGKGFTLTRTTTVSSDAPYNVLKVSYKVAPTSTSESSVSVAKFYLEVIPNVAFQCP
- a CDS encoding prepilin-type N-terminal cleavage/methylation domain-containing protein, which translates into the protein MMKKYICESLKPPKNHRSSAGFTLLELVIAASLTLISMTVAGSGLFFLTQNNKVAKSETERRVELNRATDFIADEIRQAQPTTSVKPIDTNASANLSTAAPTFNSTGKTPVLVLKIPNVSERVIYYVAAKPTGSPWFGPNIVYRWGPSLGPNGQYTNATSPASWSDTTTLKHGKPLVDSIVNTAPSTTPACPSGWTLNPPSGSVTGFYACVDSTGKIASFNLRGTQTDAYTTSLTPYEVSSKAFARNELTATTTTTTTPTFTTSAGEVTINQPSTATFKVLGGDIRCGTGYAAIPTRATIKVTGQSDTVINNTNPASPPASVTLPPLTAATKVTVSAQMIPGSSQNSCGLATTSYNSKTHNGTYVYALKNGESAPNRPAFGGGTSMDTILGPYIDTTNRKIKGLADNQVIYLFELYTTSGDAYDLQDMVVLATIAPS
- a CDS encoding 4'-phosphopantetheinyl transferase family protein is translated as MDSPHILWKPRSESPILSVDAIHIWCASLQRSVSEVEQLAASLSKDERDRASRFHFPHHQRRFIVARGLLRHLLADYLAVSPKEIEFSYLQRGKPELAGDRHLQFNLSHSEELVVYAFCLSHPVGIDVEYLRSTPDLEPIAARFFTKWEYDELRSLPPAERTSAFFRCWTRKEAYLKACGDGIGGGLDQIEVSLTPEAQIRQIHNSVLTDRDWDLQNLAPAVGYVGAIAAQASNLHLHCWHLHSNSSC
- the mscL gene encoding large conductance mechanosensitive channel protein MscL, whose amino-acid sequence is MTVLPNRRAASGFIKDFQEFALKGNVLDLAVGVVIGAAFGKIVSAFTDGIVMPLLNPILAATGADWRSWIIQTGTVVKDGQTVPVGLEIGQFLASVLDFMIVALALYIAIRAIAKMKRQEAVAPPEPDEKQCPYCFENVPIAATRCRACTSDLSVGSPLM
- a CDS encoding pilus assembly FimT family protein, with product MWLFNVRDNDRGFTLLEMIVVVLLIGIISAIATPSILSSLERNKLDTALNYLRGSLEESQREAMRKSRSCPVTINPTNRTITGDCLITGSRTLDSGITILPNSNTTITFSFKGNTTNNATIVLYMSGNANSQEKRCLAISEGVGILRTGIYSGSTSFINESNCSAKL
- the mtnA gene encoding S-methyl-5-thioribose-1-phosphate isomerase; its protein translation is MTMNNLDNQVYPVIWETDKVLLIDQNRLPNEYGYVEISCYQDMAQAITTMIVRGAPAIGVAAAYGVYLGAREIQTDRRDEFILKLEEVAHLLSQTRPTAVNLFWAIARMLKTAKQTIGSVEYIKTALLETAQAIQREDLETCLAIGEHGLAGLPAQPEKLCLLTHCNAGALATAGYGTALGVVRSAWRNGRLARLYAGETRPRLQGARLTAWECVQEGIPVTLITDSMAAHSMKQGLIDAVVVGADRIAANGDTANKIGTYSLALLAKAHNIPFFVAAPLSTIDWQLATGENIPIEERHPSEIYQVGETIICPPGVEFYNPAFDVTPAELITAIITEKGAIAPSALSKLSV
- a CDS encoding DUF7305 domain-containing protein encodes the protein MDIKITTNWMRLILMRHSGEKGFALPMAMGMGLFLLLIGMMMMYRSQGDRVSASTQKATSQGLSAAETGVSRYQYLLNSNRAITTYPNTSWTSAPGLSSCSGGNTTTVTSYSSTAWQDVDPIVSGDSNLLKEEKRSKGQYKLISYTYQPTTGTTATAPGTSTLVVQGRVNQNTQNGDGSSATKDIGTSTTQIEVKIPIQVGDLSNTPIPGLWLTTGATGNNTIDADVLLNDCGASLSGVTVTTGRTKNYTSLSFPSLPTKPTFITSPKSHVLGTINSTTVMGNLGATGNPHKTLTLPRTGDTANSSGVYEYSVTSMDIPNNSKLVITPGQKVKIYLDGGITKGSQILHDCSTAGTGVTCKPTDFQIFGYGASGTEICTNGNNKIEAFIFAPNYTVGAAGTGGSTGGFKGSVWAKSWSNGSSCGSNTSNTTVQQNATWTEIGLTPSNLPPKLGNISTWQRQEVP